ATTCTTAAAAAACGATAAGAATTGATTTGAAGAAGTTCTGAATTGTGAGCAGTCATTACTGAGTATCAGAAATCTTCAAGTAAATTACTTGTCAGTCCATTCGACAGGTTGTGGTTCAATATCGTCTTTAGGTCTGTTACCGGCATCAGCTCGACCACTTCCTTCTAGGCGGCTTATTACACGGACAGTCATATCATGATCGCAAAGAATTTGACAACTTAATCGGCAATCAGATACTTCACGGGCTTCAAGGGTGTTTTTCTCGGCTACGGTCATTTGACCTGGCTCACCTTCAACGAACTCAACTCGACATGTCGTACAGCGACTTGCTCCACCACAAGCATGTAATTGATCAATATGGGCATCATCGGTTAAGGCTAGTACGAGCCGCTTACCTGCTTCCACATCAAATTCTCCTACATTTTCCACAGTCAGTTTTGGCATTGTTCCCTCAAATTTAAGTTCAGAGAAAGGTCATAAAATTTTTAATCGAGATACTATGGTACTATCATCGATTCCTAAATATTGTATACGGCTATCGGTAAAGTGACTATGGCAAATTATTTAAGTGGGCATCACAAATTCACGTTCTGGGTGAGAAACCGTTAGTACAGGGCAGGGTGCTTTTCGAACCACTTTTTCCGCAACACTTCCCAGTAGCATGTGTTTGATGCCAGTACGACCATGAGTTCCAATGACAATCAAGTCGATTTCTGCTTTGTTTGCATAACGTATAATTTCCAGAAACGCGGGACCTACTCGAACTTCACGTACGACCTTGATTTCTTCCATTCCGGGAAAATCAGGCATTTCTGCCAATTGTTTTTGTGCTAAATGCTGCATATCGGCAACCAGATCATTCATGGACGTTCCCATCATGTTTGGTTCCGGGAACATAGCAACCGCGTCCTGTACTACATTGAGCAGGTGTAACTCAGCACCAAATCGTTTCGCAAACTCGCAACCATATACAAGAGCTTGTTCGCCAAATTCACTGAAGTCAGTGGGGACGAGAATTTTTTTCATATCTATCATGTGTGCACTCCCGACTTTTAAAACGATATAAAATCCATCTCTTTATTGTAGAAAAAACCAGATTTCATTCCGATCCCTTGACCCTTGACTTCTCCAACAATTGTAGAGATATCTGGACTGAGTTTTGATAACAATCATTCAAAAATGAATAATCGATAAATTTTAACTGATTCCTGTTTTGATAAAAATCTTCAAAGCTGTTTTTTTAGTGATATTTCCTATTAGGTGAGCAGGTACAAATACTACGACCGTTAGAGACTGAAAAACAGAATTATCAATCACGACACTTGCATTTATGAGAAATCGTTTTAGCAAGAATAAACGGATGGTTGTTGAACTTATTCTAACTGATTCATCGCTTTCATATATTACAGAGCGGCAGAATTGACCGATTTTTATTTCGTGTGACATACCACATTTTATTACTTTGTCAAACTCAAAAGTGGTATTTTATATACGGTGCCTAATGCACGACATGGAATTAGGAAATGAAAATGTCAATGCCATATTCAAAAATTGTCTCGTTGTCTGCCTGCTTGCTAACTTTCACGGGAATCTATGGCTGTCAATATGCTCAACAGAAAGTATACCAACAGGCTGCGAATGCTAGTGTTGAGCACAATGTCATTCCCGATAGCGAAATAATATCATCGCCTTCACAATATGAATTTCCTCCTGAACCTGCTCCAGCGCCAGTTGAAAATAACTTTCCACCACCGGCTCCGCCAAGTTTACTCCTGCCAACTCCTGACAACGGCAGTAACGAAAATGTTTCATGGATTCGAAAAATCTCACAACAATTTGTATCCAGCGAAGATTCATCATTTTCTGAGGAAATACGCGAGTCAGAAGAACCCGCTCAGAACTACCTTGGTTTAGTTCCCCACCATTCGTCAGTTTCTCAGAAAATGAAACAGATGAACGGAAAGGTGAAAAGTTTCTATAGCATCATAAAGTCAAAAATGAAAACACCTCAGTGGATTCGAAATATTTCTGACAATCAGGAAATCGTTCAAGAATCAGAGATCGTGCATGAGGAACTTTCTTGTATTGACTCCACACCTTTTTTCCAGGAGTTGCCGCTTAAGTCTGAAACTAATCACCTCCAGCCAATACCAGTGATTCCAGAGCCTGAAGTGGATAAACAGGATCTCCCTCGATTACCTCCTCCAGGAGAAACAACATACTGGGAAAATTCCTGGAAGGTATCAGCTACTTTTGAGCAGCAGCCAGCCAAGGATTATTCAACCACCGATGATGAAATCGAATGGTGGCCCTATTCTAAACAGAAAATGCAGCAACAGACTGCAGATCATCGGATCGAGCTGGTAACACCTCAGGCTGCTACTCGTTTTTTGAAGAATCAGGAAACATTGAACTCATCAGGTAAATCAACCGTTCCTGCTGTGTTATCTCAAAATCAGCCGGTACCGATTCGAAAAATCAGTATGCAAAGATCGAAAGCGATTCAAAAAACCATGGCTTCGGAAACCTTGAATGATTCACCTGTGATCATTACCCCCAGAAGTAGCTATTAAACTAGGAGAAGCTTAGGGAGGGTCGAATCCGCCTGGATGAAAGGGATGGCATCGACAAATACGTAAGATGCCTTTAAAAGCTCCTTTTACGGCTCCATATTTCCTAACTGCCTGAATGAAATATTCACTGCAAGTTGGGTGAAATCGACATTGTCCTCCGATGAAATGGCTTAACGTCATCTGATAAAGTCGGACCAGGCCTATCAGGATCAAACTGGGGATCTGATACAGCAAGCGGGCGATTTGCAAAGCCATCCGTTTCATCCGCTTTGCTTATGCTCCAGTCGTCGATAAAGTTTTTGCGTGAGTTGTTTCAATGAGTGCTGATACTGCTTTAAATTTGCCTCAACCTCAGGACGTGGGATAACAATCAGGTCCAATCCTTTCGGAAGTTGATGTTGTACTAGTCGAAATGCTTCCCGAATCATTCTTTTTTTTCTAGCACGCATGACTGCATTTCCGTTTTTTTTGGAAACACTGACACCTAGTCTACATCGTTCGAGTTGATTTGTGATGGCAAATATTAATAAATTTTTGTCGCCTGCTCTCTGTCTTGCTGAGTAGACATCTGCAAAATCCTGCTGGCTGCGAATCCTGTCTGCTCTTGGAAAATCAAATTGATTCACAGAGAACGATGCCTCCCATAGTGGCGATGTAAACCATTTATAGTTTTGACTCATCTTCTATTGGGTTCGATTCATCATTTTCATTAGAAGCTGGATTCAATGAGGATTGCTGTTCAGAATCAGATTGTGTTGGATAAGGTCGTCTCACCATACTGCGTACTGAATGGCCAAATAGAGAGGTGAAGATAAGAATTCCTACACCTGTTCCCAATATTAGCCATACGATGATTAACATGACTCCTAACTCACGAGGCCGCTCATCTTTTTTTTCTTCTGAATCTTGATTTGCATGATCCAGATCTGAATCAGAATCTGTGAGCGTCTTGGAATCAGATGTGACCGACCCCGCTTCTGTATTTTGAGCCTGTAATTGATTGACGGAGAAATTGAATAAAATTAAGTTGATGACCAGCAATCGAATCAGACCGCTTTTAAAGATAAGATGGATTTGCATTGACTTCACCATGCTTTCGACCGTGGATTTT
The Gimesia aquarii DNA segment above includes these coding regions:
- the rnpA gene encoding ribonuclease P protein component, whose amino-acid sequence is MNQFDFPRADRIRSQQDFADVYSARQRAGDKNLLIFAITNQLERCRLGVSVSKKNGNAVMRARKKRMIREAFRLVQHQLPKGLDLIVIPRPEVEANLKQYQHSLKQLTQKLYRRLEHKQSG
- a CDS encoding universal stress protein encodes the protein MIDMKKILVPTDFSEFGEQALVYGCEFAKRFGAELHLLNVVQDAVAMFPEPNMMGTSMNDLVADMQHLAQKQLAEMPDFPGMEEIKVVREVRVGPAFLEIIRYANKAEIDLIVIGTHGRTGIKHMLLGSVAEKVVRKAPCPVLTVSHPEREFVMPT
- the yidD gene encoding membrane protein insertion efficiency factor YidD, yielding MKRMALQIARLLYQIPSLILIGLVRLYQMTLSHFIGGQCRFHPTCSEYFIQAVRKYGAVKGAFKGILRICRCHPFHPGGFDPP
- a CDS encoding 2Fe-2S iron-sulfur cluster-binding protein, translating into MPKLTVENVGEFDVEAGKRLVLALTDDAHIDQLHACGGASRCTTCRVEFVEGEPGQMTVAEKNTLEAREVSDCRLSCQILCDHDMTVRVISRLEGSGRADAGNRPKDDIEPQPVEWTDK